In one Triplophysa rosa linkage group LG13, Trosa_1v2, whole genome shotgun sequence genomic region, the following are encoded:
- the apln gene encoding apelin gives MNVKILTLVIVLVVSLLCSASAGPMASTEHSKELEEMSSMRTPLRQNSARAGRNQRPSGWRRRRPRPRLSHKGPMPF, from the exons ATGAATGTGAAGATCCTGACGCTGGTGATTGTGCTGGTGGTTTCTCTGCTGTGTTCAGCCAGTGCTG GTCCAATGGCCTCCACCGAGCATAGCAAAGAGCTCGAGGAGATGAGCAGCATGAGGACTCCTTTGCGGCAGAACTCCGCTCGAGCCGGCCGGAACCAAAGACCTTCTGGCTGGAGGAGGAGACGCCCTCGACCCCGCCTCTCTCATAAGGGGCCCATGCCATTTTAG